The following coding sequences are from one Melanotaenia boesemani isolate fMelBoe1 chromosome 17, fMelBoe1.pri, whole genome shotgun sequence window:
- the tpi1a gene encoding triosephosphate isomerase A, which translates to MALRRFFVGGNWKMNGNKESLGELITTLNTASLDEQTEVVCGAPSIYLDFARSSLDPRISVAAQNCYKVAKGAFTGEISPAMIKDCGVDWVILGHSERRHVFGESDELIGQKVAHALESDLGVIACIGEKLEEREAGTTEEVVYAQTQVIAENVTDWEKVVLAYEPVWAIGTGKTATPEQAQEVHEKLRTWLRANVSDDVADSLRIIYGGSVTGANCRELASQADVDGFLVGGASLKPEFVDIINARA; encoded by the exons ATGGCTCTCCGGAGGTTCTTCGTGGGGGGAAACTGGAAGATGAACGGGAACAAGGAGAGTCTGGGAGAGCTGATCACCACCCTGAACACCGCCAGCCTGGACGAGCAGACCG AGGTGGTGTGTGGCGCTCCATCCATCTACCTGGACTTTGCTCGGTCCAGTCTGGATCCCAGAATCAGTGTTGCAGCCCAGAACTGCTACAAGGTCGCCAAGGGAGCGTTTACAGGAGAGATCAG CCCGGCCATGATAAAGGACTGTGGGGTCGACTGGGTGATCCTCGGACACTCGGAGAGACGTCACGTTTTTGGCGAAAGTGATGAACTGATCGGCCAAAAG GTGGCTCACGCTCTGGAGAGCGATCTGGGCGTGATCGCCTGCATCggggagaagctggaggagcgcGAGGCAGGCACCACAGAAGAAGTCGTCTATGCTCAGACACAAGTCATTGCAG AGAATGTGACGGACTGGGAGAAAGTGGTGCTGGCGTATGAGCCGGTGTGGGCCATCGGTACAGGAAAGACAGCTACACCTGAGCAG gctcaGGAAGTCCATGAGAAGCTGAGGACGTGGCTCAGAGCTAACGTCTCAGATGATGTGGCTGATTCCTTGCGCATCATTTATGGAG GTTCAGTAACAGGTGCGAACTGCAGAGAACTGGCTTCTCAGGCTGATGTGGATGGCTTCCTGGTGGGCGGAGCCTCTCTAAAACCAGAGTTTGTCGACATCATCAACGCGCGAGCATAA
- the gnb3b gene encoding guanine nucleotide-binding protein G(I)/G(S)/G(T) subunit beta-3b: MAAEKAEMDALKKECDGLRTQIETARKGVNDSSMSKAAGGVAAVGRVQLKLRKTLKGHLAKIYAMHWSADSRQMVSASQDGKLLIWDSFTGNKLVAVPLKSAWVMSVAFAPSGGLVASGGLDNICTVYNIKAASPKTLRELDAHTGYLSCCRFLSDTEILTASGDTTCCLWDLETGKQKTVFTNHIGDCMSLALSNDMNTFISGACDSLAKLWDLREGTCKQTFSGHTSDINAIAFFPSGNAIITGSDDCSCKMYDLRSDQEVLDYTDSSLNAGVTSLALSNSGRLIFAGYDDFNCHIWDSLKGEKVGVLSGHDNRVSCTGVPADGMGVCTGSWDSFLKLWN; this comes from the exons atggcagctgAGAAAGCTGAAATGGATGCACTGAAAAAGGAGTGCGATGGCCTCCGTACACAGATTGAG ACGGCTCGTAAGGGCGTGAACGACTCATCTATGTCAAAGGCAGCAGGTGGTGTGGCCGCCGTGGGTAGGGTCCAACTGAAGCTCAGGAAGACACTCAAAGGTCACCTGGCCAAAATCTATGCCATGCACTGGTCAGCAGACTCCAG GCAAATGGTCAGTGCATCACAGGATGGCAAGCTTCTCATCTGGGACTCCTTCACAGGGAACAAG TTGGTTGCTGTCCCACTAAAGTCTGCTTGGGTGATGAGTGTTGCTTTCGCCCCCTCTGGTGGTCTCGTGGCCAGCGGTGGTCTGGATAACATCTGCACAGTCTACAATATTAAGGCTGCCAGCCCCAAGACCCTCAGGGAGCTGGATGCACACACAG GTTACCTGTCCTGCTGCCGTTTCCTTAGTGATACTGAGATCCTGACAGCTTCTGGTGACACCACCTG CTGTCTGTGGGACCTGGAGACTGGCAAGCAGAAGACTGTCTTCACCAACCACATTGGAGACTGCATGTCACTGGCTCTCTCCAATGACATGAACACCTTCATCTCTGGAGCCTGCGACTCTCTGGCCAAGCTGTGGGACTTGAGGGAAGGGACCTGCAAACAGACCTTCTCTGGACACACCAGCGACATCAATGCTATTGCT ttCTTCCCCAGTGGAAATGCCATCATCACAGGCTCCGACGACTGCTCCTGCAAGATGTATGACCTCCGCTCCGACCAGGAGGTGCTTGACTACACAGACAGCAGCCTGAATGCTGGCGTCACATCTTTGGCTCTTTCCAACTCTGGCCGACTTATCTTTGCCGGTTATGATGACTTCAACTGCCATATCTGGGACTCACTGAAGGGAGAGAAAGTTG GTGTGCTCTCTGGCCATGACAACAGGGTGAGCTGCACCGGCGTCCCCGCTGACGGCATGGGCGTTTGCACAGGATCCTGGGACAGCTTCCTCAAACTGTGGAACTGA